Part of the Romeriopsis navalis LEGE 11480 genome is shown below.
GTTTAGTGCATGAATTTTAACCAAATACGGCTTTTAGCTGAGTGCACCTAAGGCTTGTAGGGATGCTTTTTGAGCTAAAGTTAGTCCAGTCGCACCCTGAATATTCATTGATTCATAAAGACGTGGTGCGCGCATTACTTGTAGACATTTGCCGGTTTGTGTATCCCATAGTCTAACGGTTTCGTCATAACTTGCAGTTGCAAGAATTTCGCCATCGGGACTGAAGGCAACAGAGCCAATTGTATTCTTATGTCCTGTTAACGTGAAGACACAATCCAAGGTTTCTGAATCCCAAATTTTGGCTGTTTTGTCGAAACTACCGCTGGCAAAAAGGTGATTTTTAGGTGAGAAAGCGACAGTCCAGCTGGGTTTACTATGTGCCTGAAAAGTTTTGATTAATTGGTAGGTTTGCAGATTCCATACGTGTAATCGCCCTTGCGTATCGCTGCATACCATAGTGTTGCCGTCAGAGCTTAAAGCAAGTTGATAGATTTCGCCATCACCCATCGATAAGGTTCTGAGACACTCACCGGTTTGATAATCCCAAAGTTTTACAGTGGTATCGAGGCTACTAGTGATCAGCAATTTCCCATCTGGCGTAAAGATATTGGCACAAACGAAGAACTGATGTCCTTCTAGCACTCTCGTACAAAGCCCCTTTTCCCAATCCCACAATCGCGTTGTCATATCAAAGCTACTACTGGCAAGACAAGTTCCATCGGGACTAAAAGATAGCTGCCATACCTGGTCTTTATGCGCGCTGAGGATGCGAATTTGCTGCTCCGTTTCAAAATTCCAAAGGTAAATCTTGGAGTGAGCACCAGCTACGAGAATTGGTTTGTTGGGGTGAAAACTCACAAATTGAATATCAAAGGCTGCGCCTTTGAGTATTTTGATACATTCGCCAGTGGCAATATCCCAAATTCGGACAACTCGCTCCCCCCCAGCACTTGCGAGATATTTACCGGTGGGATGAAATGCCGTTGACCAGTTCCCTTGGGTATATCCCTTTAAAGTCTTTAAGCTGTGGCCAGAATTAATATCCCATAGGCGTACAATTTGATCTTCGCTGCCGCATGCTAATAAGGGATGGCACGGATTAAACGCGACGCTCAAGACTCTTGCCGCAAAGTCGTGAAATGTCTTTAAACACTGTCCTGTTTGCATGCTCCAAATCCTGACCGTTTGGTCATCGCTGGCGCTGGCAATGAGTTGATCCTCAGGGCTGATCGCAACGGACCACAGGAGATTTTGGTGTCCCTTTAATGTCTGGATACATTTGTCAGTTTTGAGATCCCAAAGTTTAATTGTGCGATCAAGGCTGCCACTTACGAGGGTTTGTTGGTCGGAGCTCAATGCGAGAGTAGAGACTCCAGCTTGATGGCCTGTAAGGGTTTTAATACAATCACCCGTGGTTAAATCCCAAAATTGAATGGTACTTGCACTTGTGCTACTGCTAATCAGTTGCTGATCATTATGTGTAAATAAAACCGCACGCATCCGATTCTCTACATTATTTGGGTCCTGCAAAACACGTAAGCAATCACCAGTTTCAACATCCCAAAGGCGAATTGTAAAATCCTCACAACCACTTGCCAGCTTTTCCCCATCCGCACTCCAGGCCAACCCCCATGTTCGCTGTGTATGCCCCTGGAGTGTTTTGATCAGGTGTCCAGTCTGAGCATTCCAAATTTTTATCAGGTAGTCATCCCCACCACTGACCAGCTTCTGACCGTCGGGGCTAAATCCGACAAACCATGTCCATCCTTCATGGGCCGACCACGACTGCAAACGTTGACCAGTCTCAACTTGCCAGAGATGAATTTCACCGTTGGCATCACCACCAACCAGGGTATTGCCATCGGGGCTGAAGGTGACTGAACGAAGTCCGCTAAAGAATTCACTAAAAACCGATTTACTCAAATCGGTATTGGCTAAGTTGACATGATGGAGTTTTTGAGCCGGTAAATATGCCTGCCAAATTGGTAAATTAGAAAAGTCCTGGCCGGATAGATCAATCTGCAACTCACACATCATGTTGAGGAGATTCCCACCAGCATAACCAACAGTTTCGATGGGTTGTGCACGAAGTTCGTCTAGTAGCTTTTGCAGTTGGTGTTTGAAGTTGTTGAGTTGTCCACTATCACGAATGAGTTTGTCGAGTAGTGGTTGGGAGATTAAACGGATTTGTGATTCTCTTACGAAATCCTGGGCTTGGGCTTTGATCAGCGCATAGCGACTGAGAAAACCTAATTCTTGCTGTTCAAACCCCGCATAGAACTGTGCGATCAGTCTTTCAGTCATATATTCCATAACGACTGGCTGTTGGCAGAATTGTCCCTTCTTTGCTTCGATTAGAGAGCGTCCGTGGAGTGATTCGATCGCTTCGAGTAATGTCCGCTGGGAGACTTTTGGAATAATGTCCTCATGCAGTTCGGATAAGGTTGTCCAGTCGCGGTTAATTGCGAGCCAATACATGACTTTTTGTTCGAGTTCGGAGAGGCGCTGGAACTGTTGTTCAAGTAAGTCCCAGATGTTCCCAAAGACTAAAACACCTTGATTGAGGAATTCTGAAATGTCTCCAGAGAATAGATTACGGATTGTCGCACTGACAATATTTAGTGCCAGCGGGTTACCAGAGTAATGTTCGATCAGGCTCGGAGCATGCCGTGCTAAATCAACTAAGCCCTTTCCCTGAAGGAGCTTTTGGCCTGTGTTTGCTGGCAGTCCGTTGAGCAAGAGAGAGCGTACAGTTGTGCTGTTTCCCTCACGGGTTTGTAGCCCGATCGGTTGTTCACGACTGGTAAGGATTAAGCTGCTCTGATGTGCTTCATTGGCAATACTTCGCAGCATTTGGCCGTATCCTTCGTATCCCAGGCGATAGTTGCCGCTGTGATCTCCGCTTTGCAGAATTGACTCCGCGTTATCGAGAATTAACAGACAGCGATGTTGACGCAGGTTAGTGATTAAAGCGGCAATCTGTGCATCGATATTTGGTGGGAGGTTCGCTGTTTGTTGGTCCGTGAGAAAAAGCAACAGATCCCGTAATAAATCCGCAAATGGGGGGGCATTGCGTAGCGATCGCCAAAAGACAGATTCAAATTCTCCTTGCAGATTTTGGGCGACTTGGGCTGTGAGCGCAGTTTTGCCAATGCCGCCCATTCCGACAATAGTAATAAGTTTACAGTTATCTTGAGTAATCCAATTCTCTACGGTTGTAAACTCCTCAGTCCGACCATAAATGCTCGGTAGTTCGATTACTTCTCCCCAGTCTTGGCGCCGTAGTGGGTTAATGCGCTTTGGTGTAGGTTGGATTTTCTGGGTGTTTACTGGTGTCTCGGTTTGAGTGGCCAGTAGCGGTTGCTTAGAGGTGCTGCTTTGATCGAATCGGTTAGCATATCGTCGTAAAGTTGAACGGAAGCTGGATTTGCTGACTGGCTCCCCGAGCGCTTCGGAGAGCATGCGCCAGATTTGTTGTCCTACATGTCTGATGTAGCAAGGTTCATAACCTGTTATGTCGGCGATTTGCGAGTAAGACTTACCGTCCCAGGCATGACAGAGTATGAGTTCCTGTAGATCTGTCAAATTAACAGGCGAAATGCTGGCCTCAATGAGACCAAGAGCTTTCTCAATGTCCATAAGCTAGAGCACTTAACTTATTTTAGGTGTGAATATATCTCTATAGTTGTGCCTGAAGTTGCATGGCAAAGCACAAAATTAGCACTTTTTAACAATGTGATTATCTAGGGAAAGCACAATTCAGCACAATTTAGCATAGCGACAAGCATCGTCTTAATTTTATTCTACTGATGGAATAGCTCAATCAAACCCATCTGTATGTGGTGACATTGCTCCGGCACTACCACACCAGGAGGATGTAAAAAAGCCTCAAAGTTCCGCTATACGTATGTTCTGGAGGAGACTAAGCGTTGTCTAAAATGATTAACCTGAAGTGGTTTCAGAGGTTTGTTGCCCCTTTGATGATGTCTAACCACGTATAGCAATGTGAAACTCCTCGGCAAACCTAGCCTGCAGAATCCGAGGTTAAGCCTGTTTAGGATTTAACCGTCTCAAACCCGATCTCTATAAGCACATGTGCTGTGTGAGAAATTGTGATGTGATACTTCATTAGTTCACAGTAGGAATGTTCGTTTTGAAGGATGTTAATAGTGGGAAATCGAAATAAGGTTAGTTCAGTTATTTTTCTGCTCCTAATTACACTTCCCGTATTAGGTTGCACGCGTGGAAAAGCAAATGCTCTAGTGCTGGCTGCAAGATCCTTCGAAGTGAATTCGCTGCAAACGATTAATGCTTACGATCAGCTCTTTAGAGAATATAAATCACTCAAAAGAGATACGGAAGATGAAGTCTTTCGGAAGTCTTCTAGCGCAATTAGAGAATCCGCGACTAATGAAAAAACCTCGGATTTAAAAAAGAGACTGATTCAAGCTTTAAGTAATAGAGCCTATGAAATGAAAGCCGGAGAATTTGAAAAAGAATTTGATGATATACGATTAGTATATACCTCTATACGAGATACTTATTCCTCCTTGCCTGATGGGAGTATTCTTGGTGCTAGATATGTAGTTTGTGGTCGAGGTGTGGTGGCTAAGGCCACTAATCAACTTATTAACTTTGCAAAGCGGCTAGATTCTAGGCCACTGTATCCTCTATCACTGCAGAAAAAAGTCGCTGAATATAAGAATGCCGTTGTGCAAGATAAAGAGGCGGAAGCAAGGTTGCTGTTTAAAGACATTGCTGCATCTATTGCTAGCTATGACAAAAAGCATGAAGAACTGATGCAGTTGACTGTAATAGCCGTGGAAGATGGTGCGAGATTATATGAGTTATTGGAGAATTATAATTCTGTATCTGCATCTGAAATACTAAGTTTAGTACAAGAAAATTTGAGTTTTATTGGATCTCTACAGGGTCTTGATACGGGTGCTGCAAAATTACGCTTAGAAAATATAGAAAGAAAATTTGAAAGTGAACGATATTGGCAAAGGATTAAGGATAAGCCAATCATTGAGCTATCTAAGTGCGATGTTAAGTTAGAAAACCTAGAAGGTGCGTAAGATGCCAAATAGAAGAAACGAGAGTAATGTCGCAGAATCTCGAGATATACAAGTAGTGGATGAATCAGAAATAGCTTTGGGGCAGTTGTTTGACAAATTTGTTCAGGCTTCTCCTGGGGAGCAATGGGTTTTACAGCCAGCTATTGAAAAAGTTAGCGCAGAATTAGCTGGGGCTCGGTTTCGTCTGTTTCAAAGTGATGTTCTGGTTAAGGAAACAGATCTCGTCTTATTGAATCAAATTCGTGAAGAGATAGATAAAGCTGCGGATAATCAGACATTAATTATGTCTGCCTTGAAATTGGCTGCTTTTTTAGGCGTATTTGCTTGAGGTAGAGACTTTAAAATTGCTGTATTGGAGCCAGGATCATGAATCAGAAATATAGTGAAAATGTCTTTAGGAGTGTTCTCAATTTCGTATAACCGAGATTGAATTTTATTCCTAAAGTTTTGGAAATGATACTCATGCTGATTACTCATTCGAATCAGTTTTTTGGGCTTCTACTTCTGGTATTCGGAACCTTTTGCTTTGTTGATGATCCGATTAATGCTGTATCACTCTGTAAGTTCGCCCCCACTTATAAAATTTCATCATTAGATCAGGCTAAATGTTTATTGCGTCAGTCAAAGTTTTTTGGCCAAGTCGGTGAGAATTTGACTAATACCGAAACTAATGAAGAATCAGTATCACCGTAGTAAATCACTTGCGGGAGGAATCTAAATCATGGCTTGGCTTAAATTGACGAAGACTGGATTGTATTTGATGAAAAGTGGTTCTAGCTGTTATGTAAAGAAAGTCGATGTCTCCTCTTCCAATCAAAATCTATCGGAGCTTCGATTGTCTGTTCCATTGGATTGGTTTTCTGGCCGAGATATTCCTGGTTCTATGGTGATTGATTTGGAAAGTGATGAGCCAGAAACTTGCCGAATATCTGCTACTCCTTCTGGGCCAATTGAGACGCCTTTAAGCGGCAAAGTGATTATTCTTGATCCGGGGCAGGGTGAATTGCAGGGTGGAATTAATGATCCAGGAGCTGTCAATGGAGTATTGGGGCGCAATGAACGAGATGAAGTCCGTAAACAGGCTGATATTATTAAAGCGAGACTTGAGAAGAAGGGTACAGTCGTCAAAGTTGTTGAAAATAATACTGACAAAAGTTTGACTGAAATTGGTTCAGAAGGCCGTGGTTCTGATTGCTTTGTTTCATTGCATTTAACTGCTTTCAATCGCAAAGTTCAAGGACATCAGGTTTTTATACATACTCAAGGTACGCCGACTGATGAGAAGTTGGCTACTTTGATCAATCAAGAATTAGCTAAAGTACTACCGATTAAGGATGCAGGTGTAAAAAGAATGGGATTAGGAGTTCTAAGGGGTGTGCCATTTCCAGTTCCTGCAGTGCTGACAGAAAGCTTTTTCATTGATTCGGTTCAGGATACAGTGACTCTCGATAGCTGGAATGAATTGGCGGCAAATGCGATTGCTGAAGGAATTGAGCAGTGTTTTGCAACATAAGCCCAAAAGAGTGTTAGAAACTTTAATTAGGAGTTGAATTATGGCAAAGTTTCAAATAGCAAATCGTGTTACCTATGCGGATCGCCGTGGTT
Proteins encoded:
- a CDS encoding NB-ARC domain-containing protein, with product MDIEKALGLIEASISPVNLTDLQELILCHAWDGKSYSQIADITGYEPCYIRHVGQQIWRMLSEALGEPVSKSSFRSTLRRYANRFDQSSTSKQPLLATQTETPVNTQKIQPTPKRINPLRRQDWGEVIELPSIYGRTEEFTTVENWITQDNCKLITIVGMGGIGKTALTAQVAQNLQGEFESVFWRSLRNAPPFADLLRDLLLFLTDQQTANLPPNIDAQIAALITNLRQHRCLLILDNAESILQSGDHSGNYRLGYEGYGQMLRSIANEAHQSSLILTSREQPIGLQTREGNSTTVRSLLLNGLPANTGQKLLQGKGLVDLARHAPSLIEHYSGNPLALNIVSATIRNLFSGDISEFLNQGVLVFGNIWDLLEQQFQRLSELEQKVMYWLAINRDWTTLSELHEDIIPKVSQRTLLEAIESLHGRSLIEAKKGQFCQQPVVMEYMTERLIAQFYAGFEQQELGFLSRYALIKAQAQDFVRESQIRLISQPLLDKLIRDSGQLNNFKHQLQKLLDELRAQPIETVGYAGGNLLNMMCELQIDLSGQDFSNLPIWQAYLPAQKLHHVNLANTDLSKSVFSEFFSGLRSVTFSPDGNTLVGGDANGEIHLWQVETGQRLQSWSAHEGWTWFVGFSPDGQKLVSGGDDYLIKIWNAQTGHLIKTLQGHTQRTWGLAWSADGEKLASGCEDFTIRLWDVETGDCLRVLQDPNNVENRMRAVLFTHNDQQLISSSTSASTIQFWDLTTGDCIKTLTGHQAGVSTLALSSDQQTLVSGSLDRTIKLWDLKTDKCIQTLKGHQNLLWSVAISPEDQLIASASDDQTVRIWSMQTGQCLKTFHDFAARVLSVAFNPCHPLLACGSEDQIVRLWDINSGHSLKTLKGYTQGNWSTAFHPTGKYLASAGGERVVRIWDIATGECIKILKGAAFDIQFVSFHPNKPILVAGAHSKIYLWNFETEQQIRILSAHKDQVWQLSFSPDGTCLASSSFDMTTRLWDWEKGLCTRVLEGHQFFVCANIFTPDGKLLITSSLDTTVKLWDYQTGECLRTLSMGDGEIYQLALSSDGNTMVCSDTQGRLHVWNLQTYQLIKTFQAHSKPSWTVAFSPKNHLFASGSFDKTAKIWDSETLDCVFTLTGHKNTIGSVAFSPDGEILATASYDETVRLWDTQTGKCLQVMRAPRLYESMNIQGATGLTLAQKASLQALGALS
- a CDS encoding N-acetylmuramoyl-L-alanine amidase family protein: MAWLKLTKTGLYLMKSGSSCYVKKVDVSSSNQNLSELRLSVPLDWFSGRDIPGSMVIDLESDEPETCRISATPSGPIETPLSGKVIILDPGQGELQGGINDPGAVNGVLGRNERDEVRKQADIIKARLEKKGTVVKVVENNTDKSLTEIGSEGRGSDCFVSLHLTAFNRKVQGHQVFIHTQGTPTDEKLATLINQELAKVLPIKDAGVKRMGLGVLRGVPFPVPAVLTESFFIDSVQDTVTLDSWNELAANAIAEGIEQCFAT